Genomic DNA from bacterium:
GGGTCGAGGCGGCCACCGGGAAGGGCCCATTGGCCAGGATGATTGCGCAGCCGGGCCGCGCGTCGTGTAAGGATGAAACACGCACGCCCTTCGTCATCGGGAAGCAGGGCAAGGGCCACCGCGGCATGGCGACGCTCACCGAGGGTCTCCGCGGTACGATCGAAGCCATCCATGTGGCCCCGGATGCGCTCGCGGAGATCGGGGTCCAGGCTCGTCACCGGTGCAGGGTAACGGACCCGGCGGCCCGAGAAGGGTACGGCTAAGGTGTCCGCCCCATGCAGATCGCAGCCTCTCTTCTTGCCCAGGCCGAGCGTCGCAGCATCGTTCTGCCCGATCGGGGTGCCGAGATCGCGCTGCTGGATTGGGGCGGGGAGGGCCCGATCGCCCTTCTGCACCATGCCAACGGCTTCTGCAAGGGCACATGGGCGAGGGTCGCGGAAGGCTTGCGTGCGGACTACCGGGTGGTTGCCATGGATGCCCGCGGGCACGGCGATTCTCCGCAGCCGGCGGGAGATCCGGCGGACGTCTACGCCTGGGACGAGTTCGCTTTCGACCTGATCGCGGTGGCCGAGCAACTGCTCGCTGAATCGGGAGATCGCCAGATCGCCGTCGGGGTTGGTCATTCCTTCGGTGGGACTTCGATGCTCGGGGCTGCCTCCCGCAGGCCGGGTCTCTTCGGCAGGCTCGTGCTCGTCGATCCCGTGACCCCGCCACCGCCGGACCAGGAACCTCCGGAGCGTCCGGTTCACGTGGACAACCTGGTCGAGGGTGCGCTGAAGCGGCGGGCAGATTGGCCAAGCGCCGAGGAAGCCCGGGAGTGGTGGGCGGAACGGGATTTCTTTGCCGCCTGGCAACCCGAAGCCCTCGACCTCTACACGCTGGATGGCTTGCACAAGCGCGCTGATGGCAATGTGGAGCTCAAGTGTTCCCCGGAGGTCGAGGCGGCGGTGTTCAACCAGAGCCGCGGGCTCGATGTGCGGGTGTTGGCGCGGCGTACCCAGACGCCGGTTCTGTGGCTGTGGGCCAGGGGCGGCAATTTCCCGCTGCCCTTTCACCAGGCACTGGTCGCGATGATGCCGGCGGCGCACCTCGAGGAGGTCGACGCCGGGCATCTGGTGCCGATGGAGCGCCCGGAACTGATCGTGGAGGCCGTGCGCGGCTTCGTTGCGGACCAGGAAGTCTCATGAACCCGGGCTCGCATTGCGGGGTCTCTGTGGTGGGGCATCCGGTCGGCGCCTAGGCTACGCCTCTCTGTTTGGGCTTCATGCTCGGGCTAGGCCAGCCGATGACCGGAAGGCCATGCCGCGAAGATGTCGAGGGGCTCCGCAGGCTGGTCTAGGATTCCAGTTGCCAGGTTGCCCTCAAGAAAAGGAAGGTGAGCGGTGAGCGCCGTCCGCCAGAAAGGCCGCCCAGAGAAGGCGTCGGGCGAGGGAGGCGGCGAAAAGCCGGCCCCCGGTAGTTTCGGTGTCAACGCAGGCATCGTCGCGGAGATTCGCGAGCGGTACACCCTCGATCCGGGTTCGGTCGATGCGAGTTGGGCCGAACTCTTCGGAGACGTCAAGAGCCCTCGCCAGCCGGCAGCCGCCACGAAACCTGCGCCGGCCCCCGCCGTGGTTTCCAAGACGGAAGCCGATTCGAGGGCAGCGCTTTCCCCTCCCATTGCGAGCCCGCAGGTTGCCGAGAAGCACGCCCGCGTGCTGCGTCTGATTCACGCCTATCGTGCCCGCGGCCACCGGATTGCGGATTCGAACCCGTTGGCAGATTCGCGTAGCGAGTTCCCGGAACTCGATCCCGCCCACTACGGTCTCGGCGATGACGACCGGGATCAATCGTTCTTCGCGGGCGATCTGCCGGGTGGCCCGATCCAGACTCTTGGGCAGATTCTCGACCGTCTGCGCTCGACCTATTGCCGCAAGATCGGTGTCGAGTTCACGCACATCCAGGATCCGGGCCGTCGTCAGTGGCTCTTTCAGCAGATGGAAGAGCATGAGAACGACACCACCCAGCTTCCCGAAGAGCGTCTGCGCATCCTCGAGAAGATCTGTGCGGCGGAGCTCTTCGAGCGCTTCCTCCACACCAAGTTCCTCGGCCAGAAGCGTTTCTCGCTCGAAGGGGCCGAAGCGCTGATCCCGCTGCTCGATACGATCGTCGAGGAGGCGCCCGCTCGCGGCGCTCGCGAGCTGGTGCTGGGGATGTCCCACCGTGGCCGGTTGAATGTGCTTTCCAATATCCTCGGCAAGAGTCTCGAGGCCATGTTCTCCGAGTTCGAGGATGTGGCGGAGCACGATTCGCCGTTCGGTTCCGGCGACGTCAAGTACCACAGAGGCTTTTCGAGCGATCGCCGCACCCGCTCGGGTGAACGCGTTCACCTGAGCCTGACCGCGAATCCTTCGCACCTCGAAGCCGTGGATCCGGTTGTCGAAGGTCGGACCCGGGCGAAGCAGATCCGAAGCGGCGATGAGAAGGGTGAGCAAACCGTACCGGTTCTCCTGCACGGCGATGCCGCTTTCGCTGGGCAAGGGATGGTGGCGGAAACCCTGAACCTCTCCCATCTGGACGGCTACTCGGTGGGTGGGACGATTCACGTGATCGTGAACAACCAGATCGGTTTTACGACCACACCGAACGAAGCCCGCTCGACGCTGTACGCGACGGATGTCGCGAAGATGATCCAGATCCCGATCTTCCACGTGAACGGTGACGATCCAGAGGCCGTGGTGTATGTCACGAAGCTGGCCTTCGCCTATCGTCAGCGCTTCGGTGACGACGTGGTCATCGACCTGATCTGCTACCGCCGCCACGGCCACAACGAAGCAGACGAGCCGAGTTTCACGAATCCGCTTCTCTACGCGAAGATCCGCGCGAAGGATTCCCTGCGCGCGCTCTACACCGAGCAACTGGTTCGCGGCGGAACGCTCTCCCAGGCCGATGTGGAACGCATCGAAGAGGATCTGGGCGACCAGTTGCAGCAGGCGCTTCAAGTCATCAAGACCAAGCCGCCCGGGCCTGACGAGCCCTACGAGCCTCGCGGGCCGTGGCAGGGTTTCGAGCGCACGGATTCCCGCGACGAATGCGAGACGTCGGTTCCGGTCGAGCGCCTTGCACAGATCGCCGAAGGCCTGGCAAGCGTTCCTGCTGAGTTCGAAGTGCATAAGAAGCTCAACGCGATGCTCGACAAGCGCCGCAAGGTGATCGCCGAGGATTCACCGATCGATTGGGCCACCGGCGAGGCGCTCGCCTTCGGCAGCCTGCTCGTCGAAGGCACGCCGGTTCGTCTCTCGGGGCAGGATTGCTCGCGGGGGACGTTCAGCCACCGACATGCCGTGCTGGTTCATCAGCAAACGGGAAACGAGTACGCACCCCTCGATCATCTCTCCGAGACCCAGGCCCGCTTCGAGGTCTTCGATAGCCACCTTTCCGAGGCTGCGGTGCTGGGCTTCGAGTACGGCTACAGCCTGGCCGATCCAACGACGCTTACGCTCTGGGAGGCCCAGTTCGGCGATTTCGCGAATGGCGCCCAGGTGATCATCGACCAGTTCATCACTTGCGCTCACGTCAAATGGCAACGCATGAGTGGGCTCGTGATGCTGCTGCCCCACGGCTACGAGGGGCAGGGGCCGGAGCATTCCAGTGCTCGGATCGAGCGCTTCTTGCAGCTCTGTGCCGAAGACAACTACCAGGTCGTCAACTGCACCACGCCTGCGCAGTATTTCCACGTGCTGCGTCGGCAGATGCGGCGGGCCTATCGCGCACCGCTCGTGGTCTTCACTCCGAAAAGCCTGCTTCGCGCTCCTCGAGCGACCTCTCACGTGGCGGATTTCGTGAACCGCGGTTTCCAGCCGGTGATCGACGATTCGAGCATCCTGGATCCCTCGTTGGTGCGTCGCGTGCTCTTCTGCAGCGGCAAGGTCTACTACGACCTTCTGGCCCATCGCGAGAAACGTGACGGCGTGGCCGCGGGGGACGCGGCCGGCGACGTGGCGATCGTTCGACTGGAAGAGCTCTACCCTTGGCCCGAAGCGCGGATCCAGCAGATCATGGAGCGCTACGCCGAGGCCGAAGGTGTGTTCTGGGTCCAGGAGGAGCCGGCCAACATGGGGCCGTGGAC
This window encodes:
- a CDS encoding 2-oxoglutarate dehydrogenase E1 component: MSAVRQKGRPEKASGEGGGEKPAPGSFGVNAGIVAEIRERYTLDPGSVDASWAELFGDVKSPRQPAAATKPAPAPAVVSKTEADSRAALSPPIASPQVAEKHARVLRLIHAYRARGHRIADSNPLADSRSEFPELDPAHYGLGDDDRDQSFFAGDLPGGPIQTLGQILDRLRSTYCRKIGVEFTHIQDPGRRQWLFQQMEEHENDTTQLPEERLRILEKICAAELFERFLHTKFLGQKRFSLEGAEALIPLLDTIVEEAPARGARELVLGMSHRGRLNVLSNILGKSLEAMFSEFEDVAEHDSPFGSGDVKYHRGFSSDRRTRSGERVHLSLTANPSHLEAVDPVVEGRTRAKQIRSGDEKGEQTVPVLLHGDAAFAGQGMVAETLNLSHLDGYSVGGTIHVIVNNQIGFTTTPNEARSTLYATDVAKMIQIPIFHVNGDDPEAVVYVTKLAFAYRQRFGDDVVIDLICYRRHGHNEADEPSFTNPLLYAKIRAKDSLRALYTEQLVRGGTLSQADVERIEEDLGDQLQQALQVIKTKPPGPDEPYEPRGPWQGFERTDSRDECETSVPVERLAQIAEGLASVPAEFEVHKKLNAMLDKRRKVIAEDSPIDWATGEALAFGSLLVEGTPVRLSGQDCSRGTFSHRHAVLVHQQTGNEYAPLDHLSETQARFEVFDSHLSEAAVLGFEYGYSLADPTTLTLWEAQFGDFANGAQVIIDQFITCAHVKWQRMSGLVMLLPHGYEGQGPEHSSARIERFLQLCAEDNYQVVNCTTPAQYFHVLRRQMRRAYRAPLVVFTPKSLLRAPRATSHVADFVNRGFQPVIDDSSILDPSLVRRVLFCSGKVYYDLLAHREKRDGVAAGDAAGDVAIVRLEELYPWPEARIQQIMERYAEAEGVFWVQEEPANMGPWTFVRERLQGQLLTLAKLGYAGRVDHASPATGSGRIHRAEQAALLEVAFKGV
- a CDS encoding alpha/beta hydrolase; the encoded protein is MQIAASLLAQAERRSIVLPDRGAEIALLDWGGEGPIALLHHANGFCKGTWARVAEGLRADYRVVAMDARGHGDSPQPAGDPADVYAWDEFAFDLIAVAEQLLAESGDRQIAVGVGHSFGGTSMLGAASRRPGLFGRLVLVDPVTPPPPDQEPPERPVHVDNLVEGALKRRADWPSAEEAREWWAERDFFAAWQPEALDLYTLDGLHKRADGNVELKCSPEVEAAVFNQSRGLDVRVLARRTQTPVLWLWARGGNFPLPFHQALVAMMPAAHLEEVDAGHLVPMERPELIVEAVRGFVADQEVS